The DNA sequence CAGTACAAGAAAGATCGAAGGCAGGCATACAATCTACCACTATCTGGACCAATTCATGGGCTCTGTGAACAGGGGAACAGCACCGATGCTCATAGATTGCCTCAATTGTGAAATGGGGTGCAATGGTGGTCCCGGTACACTGAATGTAAGCAAATCCGTGGACGAAGTTGAGCGGCTGATCGAGAAAAGGAATATCTCTGCTCAGCAGGCTTATCTGAAAAAAGCAGGAATACTGGGCAAATATGCAGCCTTGAAGAGGTTGCGTAAACATATCGATTCACACTGGAAGCCCGGATTGTATGACAGAAGATATGTGGACAGATCTGCATTGAAACAAAAATTGCTTCGAACCCCTGGTGCAGATGAATTTGCCGAAATAAACAGGTCGATGTATAAAGAGAAAGATTCTGATATACTCGATTGCTGTTCATGCGGGTACAATACCTGTGAGCAGATGGCAATAGCCATTTTTAATGGGCTTAACAGACCAGAGAATTGCCGTCATTATCAGGAAGTACACATTGTCAAAATGCAACAAAAAGCCCAGAAAGAACTACAGCAACAACGCAAACAGGTCATATCAGATATCAACACTTCCTTTGAGGACGCAATAGAACAGCTGGCCTCTGTTGCCGGTGCTGCAGAGGAGATGGGTGCCACGATAAATGAAATTTCAAAGAATGCCAATGAGTCAAGCGTCTCAAGTAAGGCAATAAGTACCAAATCAGAAGATATTGCAACGGTTATAGCGCAATTATCAGATTCTGCAAAACAAATTTCTGCTGTAACCGATGTCATTAGCGGTATAGCTTCACAAACAAACCTTCTCGCATTGAATGCGACCATAGAGGCTGCAACTGCAGGTGAAGCCGGAAAAGGTTTTGCTGTTGTGGCAACTGAAGTGAAAGAATTGGCAAAGCAGGCTGCAGGTGAATCCGCAGAGATCGCTCAAAAAATAGAAATGATCAAAACTCTTACAAGTCGGGCTGTAGAAAACGTTAACTCCATATCACAAACCATTAGTAATTCAGAACTGATGGTCGACGGTATCGCAACTGCAATTGAGGAACAATCCGCAGTAACAAATTCTATGTCTCAATCTATTGCCCGGATTTTGGAAAGTGTGAAAAACGGACTAAATTTGCTAAACCGGGA is a window from the Chitinispirillum alkaliphilum genome containing:
- a CDS encoding Methyl-accepting chemotaxis protein — translated: MITAPPVPSSQSTMKALVKVDSEKCVNCHQCISVCPSKFCNNGSGDYVDVNADLCIGCGACLEACTHEARSGIDDFDEFMAALQNNKKMVAIVAPAIAANFPDRYLHFNGWLKSIGVQAAFDVSFGAELTIKSYLAAIKKEGLQHVIAQPCPALVGYIQLYHPEMLKYLAPADSPMMHTMKMVREFYPEYKYTEFVVISPCYAKRREFDEVGIGDYNVTYKSFDNYFRSNNISLSGFNSLPYDNPEAERAVLFSTPGGLLRTAQREHPGVEASTRKIEGRHTIYHYLDQFMGSVNRGTAPMLIDCLNCEMGCNGGPGTLNVSKSVDEVERLIEKRNISAQQAYLKKAGILGKYAALKRLRKHIDSHWKPGLYDRRYVDRSALKQKLLRTPGADEFAEINRSMYKEKDSDILDCCSCGYNTCEQMAIAIFNGLNRPENCRHYQEVHIVKMQQKAQKELQQQRKQVISDINTSFEDAIEQLASVAGAAEEMGATINEISKNANESSVSSKAISTKSEDIATVIAQLSDSAKQISAVTDVISGIASQTNLLALNATIEAATAGEAGKGFAVVATEVKELAKQAAGESAEIAQKIEMIKTLTSRAVENVNSISQTISNSELMVDGIATAIEEQSAVTNSMSQSIARILESVKNGLNLLNRE